In a single window of the Ooceraea biroi isolate clonal line C1 chromosome 8, Obir_v5.4, whole genome shotgun sequence genome:
- the LOC105285657 gene encoding zinc finger E-box-binding homeobox protein zag-1 has protein sequence MSMTLVRNSFKGCSEDDAGVVDTEVGGGCAGGAPTAGGGSAASDGGGGGGSVGTRGGGGGGSEGGSSAKQQQQQQQGGERCPQCGILCRDVRVLQLHLEDAHKTSYSLDKHEAQFSQVSCQVCKKTFANVYRLQRHMISHDESVGLRKFKCPHCEKAFKFKHHLKEHLRIHSGEKPFQCTNCGKRFSHSGSYSSHMTAKKCLIMNLKKSRQNTISNVDRGPKKAHQPLSVRRDVDLLAANNNTFLPILPKLSPSDYQELQREGAGIYDVPTLLPQMMGFGNYFLQSSLGKLLSQLHSKRLDEITEHFETHREVMSPSTADSEGTEGTEGKESPAPADSMQGLDAVRRILETVNTSVTKQLLEANVRKLSTSPATMKRESEEDYQDQDSEISSEMTHSMDWTTTDQYDSQSEGLAAKLENVNQPSRGSKKKTEDSSEVDSEDEDDGSQTHNDNGRRVRARSLIDDEQLAILKGYYAINPRPKREEIVMIANYIKFPTRVVQVWFQNSRARDRRECKMPPALVPIAASCPVEQPLDLSKKVAFAISTAKENDTSNRNTLSPCEQKDDNPAPNVDNDDLEDSPLVIDEETTADPVEAKFTPPSRETSTKNQSQTNVKNESEAAPQPEATPTATETEQGVYYCDRCDKTFSKHSSLARHKYEHSGQRPYKCVECTRAFKHKHHLTEHKRLHSGEKPFQCTKCLKRFSHSGSYSQHMNHRYSYCKPYRE, from the exons GCTGCAGCGAGGACGACGCAGGTGTCGTGGATACGGAGGTGGGCGGAGGTTGCGCGGGTGGAGCGCCAACCGCAGGAGGTGGAAGCGCTGCCAGCGATGGTGGAGGAGGTGGTGGTAGCGTAGGGACGCGCgggggtggtggtggcggcagcGAGGGCGGATCATCCGcgaagcagcagcagcagcagcagcagggtGGCGAGAGGTGTCCTCAGTGCGGCATCCTCTGTCGGGACGTTCGTGTCCTGCAGCTTCACCTCGAGGACGCGCACAAAACGTCCTATTCCCTCGACAAGCACGAGGCCCAGTTCTCCCAAGTG TCCTGCCAGGTGTGCAAGAAAACCTTCGCCAACGTCTACCGACTACAGAGGCACATGATTAGCCATGACGAGAGTGTCGGTCTACGAAAGTTCAAATGTCCTCATTGCGAGAAAGCCTTCAAGTTCAAGCATCACCTTAAG GAACACCTACGCATTCACAGCGGTGAGAAGCCATTCCAATGTACCAATTGCGGCAAGCGTTTCTCTCATTCTGGGTCGTACTCGAGCCACATGACAGCGAAGAAATGTTTGATCATGAACCTGAAGAAGTCGAGGCAAAACACCATAAGCAACGTCGATCGGGGACCGAAGAAGGCGCATCAGCCGTTATCGGTGCGACGCGACGTCGATCTGTTGGCAGCCAACAATAACACGTTCCTGCCGATTCTGCCGAAACTGTCGCCATCGGATTACCAGGAGCTACAGAGGGAGGGAGCAG GTATTTACGACGTGCCAACCTTGCTGCCTCAGATGATGGGATTCGGAAATTACTTCCTGCAGTCCTCGCTGGGCAAGCTGCTGAGTCAATTGCACTCGAAGCGACTCGACGAGATAACTGAACACTTTGAAACGCATCGAGAAGTGATGAGTCCATCGACAGCGGATTCCGAAGGGACAGAAGGCACGGAGGGCAAAGAGTCCCCCGCACCAGCGGATTCGATGCAGGGTCTTGACGCAGTCAGGCGGATTCTGGAAACCGTCAACACCTCCGTTACGAAGCAGCTGCTCGAGGCGAATGTGCGGAAGCTCTCTACCTCGCCGGCTACGATGAAGCGAGAGTCCGAGGAGGATTATCAA GATCAGGACAGCGAAATATCCAGTGAGATGACGCATTCTATGGATTGGACCACGACGGACCAATACGACTCGCAGAGCGAGGGTTTAGCAGCGAAGCTAGAAAACGTCAATCAACCGTCGAGAGGCAGCAAGAAAAAAACAGAGGACAGTTCGGAGGTAGACTCGGAAGATGAGGACGACGGCAGCCAAACTCACAACGACAACGGTAGAAGAGTTCGAGCTAGGTCGCTCATAGATGATGAACAATTGGCCATTCTGAAGGGTTACTACGCCATTAATCCGCGAccgaagagagaagagatcgTCATGATCGCCAATTACATCAAGTTTCCTACCCGTGTCGTACAG GTCTGGTTCCAAAATTCTCGAGCCAGAGATCGAAGAGAGTGCAAGATGCCACCAGCCTTGGTGCCTATAGCAGCTTCGTGTCCTGTCGAGCAGCCCTTGGACCTGTCCAAGAAGGTGGCGTTTGCTATATCGACGGCTAAGGAAAACGACACGTCGAATAGGAACACCTTGTCGCCCTGCGAGCAGAAGGATGATAATCCAGCCCCGAacgtcgacaacgacgaccTCGAGGATTCGCCTCTCGTTATAGATGAGGAGACCACTGCTGATCCCGTTGAAGCCAAGTTTACGCCTCCCAGTAGAGAAACAAGCACAAAG AACCAAAGTCAAAcaaacgtgaaaaatgaaagTGAAGCTGCACCGCAACCGGAAGCGACTCCTACAGCGACGGAAACCGAGCAGGGTGTTTATTACTGTGATCGCTGTGACAAAACATTTTCCAAGCACAGTTCCCTCGCGAGACACAAGTACGAACATTCCG GGCAAAGGCCGTACAAATGCGTGGAGTGTACAAGAGCGTTCAAGCACAAGCATCATCTGACTGAACACAAGCGGCTGCACAGCGGCGAAAAGCCCTTCCAGTGCACCAAGTGCCTCAAGCGCTTCTCTCACTCCGGCTCCTATAGCCAGCACATGAATCACCGTTACTCTTACTGCAAGCCCTACAGAGAATAG
- the LOC105285656 gene encoding trafficking protein particle complex subunit 12 — protein sequence MAEDNITILKSKPGGAESRALDTSIYFNVTPPVIFDEVVVPKRADFFNLQTTSTRVADYAPLSDSSASTSTFFDAEALRTSTPLLLDAAVDRVEQTALSDAHRDAWIPSEHTRKILRSIATTAAGASHLDRENLTMPGLTLQGDMSDLIKNASIHLLGEDENIHRNVLTASDVTQDERGLRNLIQAGCYRAAVNLSGRLLAIYAQGYGKINQPSKHTPHSLQLWYTRLSLLAKLRQMDVLENESKPFGNLDKPDMYFTFYPELYGTRPGSMASFAFRLLLAEIPSYYGKPKQAIDSLHKLLATANQIIANFRAGLSGEGTHARISESDQRDAVKLWVARKSRVLVSIVNCAIGMRNYILAIEILESLCELADWTAEQVGILRSAIGRVHLFLGDVSAAEKYLVRDSKEENASVRELVDSGLMAVAQNAFQEAYNCFQSASAMDPSNLMLTNNMAVCLLYTGQLRAAVWLFESAVNRNPLKSLQEPILLNMCTSYELHTTHCKQPKLHLLRQLNRYKGDAADIQCLKLAM from the coding sequence ATGGCAGAAGATAACATAACAATACTTAAATCAAAGCCTGGGGGTGCAGAGAGCAGAGCGTTAGACACCAGTATTTACTTCAACGTTACACCACCTGTGATCTTCGACGAGGTCGTCGTGCCCAAGAGAGCCGATTTCTTCAATCTGCAAACTACGTCGACTCGAGTCGCAGACTACGCACCCCTGTCTGATAGTAGTGCGTCAACGAGCACCTTCTTCGACGCGGAAGCTCTTCGCACGTCCACGCCCTTGCTGTTGGACGCCGCGGTCGATCGTGTCGAGCAGACTGCTCTGAGCGACGCGCACCGAGACGCGTGGATACCATCGGAGCACACGCGGAAGATACTGCGGTCCATCGCGACAACCGCGGCCGGTGCGAGCCACCTGGACCGCGAGAACCTCACCATGCCTGGGCTGACCTTGCAGGGCGATATGTCGGACCTGATCAAGAACGCGTCTATCCACTTGCTAGGCGAGGACGAGAACATTCACCGGAACGTGCTCACGGCATCCGACGTAACGCAGGACGAGCGCGGCCTGAGAAACCTGATACAAGCCGGCTGCTATCGAGCCGCGGTGAATCTGTCCGGCAGGTTGCTCGCTATCTACGCTCAGGGGTACGGCAAGATTAATCAGCCTAGCAAGCACACGCCTCATTCCCTGCAGCTGTGGTACACGAGGCTGTCGCTGCTGGCGAAGTTGAGGCAGATGGATGTGCTGGAGAACGAGTCGAAGCCGTTCGGCAACCTGGACAAGCCCGACATGTACTTCACCTTCTACCCGGAATTGTACGGCACTCGACCGGGCTCCATGGCCTCGTTCGCGTTCAGGCTGCTGCTGGCGGAGATACCGTCCTACTACGGGAAGCCAAAGCAAGCGATAGACAGTTTGCACAAGCTCCTAGCGACCGCCAATCAGATCATCGCGAATTTCCGAGCCGGTCTCAGCGGCGAGGGGACGCACGCGAGGATCAGCGAGTCCGACCAGCGAGATGCCGTGAAATTATGGGTCGCCAGGAAGTCCAGGGTCCTCGTCTCCATCGTCAACTGCGCCATCGGCATGAGGAACTACATTCTCGCGATAGAGATACTGGAGAGCTTGTGCGAGCTAGCCGACTGGACCGCGGAGCAGGTAGGCATCTTGAGATCGGCCATAGGAAGGGTGCACTTGTTCCTCGGCGACGTGTCAGCGGCGGAGAAGTACCTCGTGCGCGATAGCAAGGaggaaaacgcgagcgtgcgaGAGCTGGTGGACAGCGGGCTGATGGCGGTCGCGCAGAACGCCTTTCAGGAAGCCTACAACTGCTTTCAGTCCGCGTCAGCGATGGATCCGTCCAACCTGATGCTGACTAATAACATGGCGGTGTGTCTGCTGTACACCGGCCAGCTGAGAGCGGCCGTGTGGCTGTTCGAGAGCGCCGTCAACAGAAATCCGCTCAAGAGCCTGCAGGAACcgattttgttaaatatgtgCACGTCGTACGAACTGCACACGACGCACTGCAAGCAGCCGAAGCTGCATCTACTGCGGCAGCTGAACAGATACAAGGGCGACGCGGCTGACATTCAGTGTCTAAAACTAGCAATGTAA
- the LOC105285653 gene encoding uncharacterized protein LOC105285653 isoform X1: protein MDKKVQRWCSVPGCMGAKDEKRHFFRFPKENDRWLQWIEACKRTDLITKGPNYAYRNCRVCHLHFEEKWLRRKTCIRLHPDAIPSIFFGPAFDENSIQTERKSDQETDSPIPQKENKSSDVQSSKPSPRDMDAEAEPKLSTSTSTRAETKLLSEGPPLKKLVLTNMKILPLKIHNIFPSKETERKSIEERHISAVQDAEVKLSTSSSTQAETKILSETPPMKKLVLTNMKILPLKVHNIFPSIQTEREPVEERHVSISQEKSKTSDVQSLKSLPRDMDTEAKQSTFSCSQPQTKILLKSSPMKKVILTNMKILPWKVHNIFPSKQTETESVEERHVSVAQEKNKNSDVQSLKSLPRDMDTEAKSSTSSSTEAETKILSEGPPLKKLVLTNMKILPLKIHNIFPSKETERKSIEERHISVVQDAEVKLNTSSKIHAETAEIALESLCIKKLQMKILRMKKQNNKLRQRIKRLQQKEGKQIRSNLKNQGIEKSIKKVRKYIS from the exons atggataaaaaAGTACAACGATGGTGCTCAGTGCCGGGATGTATGGGTGCAAAGGATGAGAAACGGCACTTTTTTAGATTTCCAAAAGAAAATGATAG GTGGTTGCAATGGATAGAGGCATGTAAGAGAACGGATTTGATAACAAAAGGTCCAAATTATGCCTATCGGAATTGTAGAGTATGCCATTTACATTTCGAAGAAAAATGGCTAAGAAGGAAGACTTGCATTCGTTTACATCCCGATGCCATACCAAGCATATTTTTTGGTCCAGCTTTTGATGAAAA TAGTATACAAACAGAAAGGAAATCCGATCAAGAAACAGACTCCCCAATAccgcaaaaagaaaataaaagcag TGATGTCCAGTCTTCAAAACCTTCGCCAAGGGATATGGACGCTGAAGCTGAAcctaaatt GAGCACATCCACTAGCACTCGAGCAGAAACAAAACTTTTATCAGAGGGCCCTCCATTGAAGAAATTGGTCTTGACaaacatgaaaatattacccttaaaaatacataatatttttccaagtAAAGAAACCGAAAGAAAGTCCATTGAAGAAAGACATATCTCAGCAGTACAAGATGCCGAAGTAAAATt AAGTACATCCAGTAGCACTCAAgcagaaacaaaaattttatcagaGACCCCTCCAATGAAGAAATTGGTCTTGACAAACATGAAAATATTGCCTTTGAAAGTgcataatatttttccaagtATACAGACCGAAAGGGAACCCGTTGAAGAGAGACATGTATCAATTTCACaagaaaaaagcaaaaccaG TGATGTGCAATCTTTAAAAAGTTTGCCGAGGGATATGGATACCGAAGCTAAaca GAGCACATTTAGTTGCAGTCAACCACaaacgaaaattttattaaaaagcagTCCGATGAAGAAAGTGATCTTAACAAACATGAAAATATTGCCCTGGAaagtacataatatttttccaagtAAACAAACCGAAACGGAGTCCGTTGAAGAAAGACACGTATCAGTAGcacaagaaaaaaacaaaaacag TGATGTACAATCTTTAAAAAGTTTGCCAAGGGATATGGATACCGAAGCTAAATC gAGCACATCCAGTAGCACTGAAgcagaaacaaaaattttatcagaGGGCCCTCCATTGAAGAAATTGGTCTTGACaaacatgaaaatattacccttgaaaatacataatatttttccaagtAAAGAAACCGAAAGAAAATCCATTGAAGAAAGACATATCTCAGTAGTACAAGATGCCGAAGTAAAACt GAACACATCCAGTAAAATTCATGCAGAAACGGCAGAAATTGCATTAGAGAGCCTTTGCATAAAGAAATTGCAGATGAAAATTTTGCGaatgaaaaaacaaaataacaaattgcGTCAAAGGATCAAGCGACTCCAGcaaaaggaaggaaaacaaATCAGGAGCAATTTGAAAAACCAAGGAATCGAAAAGAGTATAAAAAAAGTGCGGAAATACATCAGCTAA
- the LOC105285653 gene encoding uncharacterized protein LOC105285653 isoform X2 has product MDKKVQRWCSVPGCMGAKDEKRHFFRFPKENDRWLQWIEACKRTDLITKGPNYAYRNCRVCHLHFEEKWLRRKTCIRLHPDAIPSIFFGPAFDENIQTERKSDQETDSPIPQKENKSSDVQSSKPSPRDMDAEAEPKLSTSTSTRAETKLLSEGPPLKKLVLTNMKILPLKIHNIFPSKETERKSIEERHISAVQDAEVKLSTSSSTQAETKILSETPPMKKLVLTNMKILPLKVHNIFPSIQTEREPVEERHVSISQEKSKTSDVQSLKSLPRDMDTEAKQSTFSCSQPQTKILLKSSPMKKVILTNMKILPWKVHNIFPSKQTETESVEERHVSVAQEKNKNSDVQSLKSLPRDMDTEAKSSTSSSTEAETKILSEGPPLKKLVLTNMKILPLKIHNIFPSKETERKSIEERHISVVQDAEVKLNTSSKIHAETAEIALESLCIKKLQMKILRMKKQNNKLRQRIKRLQQKEGKQIRSNLKNQGIEKSIKKVRKYIS; this is encoded by the exons atggataaaaaAGTACAACGATGGTGCTCAGTGCCGGGATGTATGGGTGCAAAGGATGAGAAACGGCACTTTTTTAGATTTCCAAAAGAAAATGATAG GTGGTTGCAATGGATAGAGGCATGTAAGAGAACGGATTTGATAACAAAAGGTCCAAATTATGCCTATCGGAATTGTAGAGTATGCCATTTACATTTCGAAGAAAAATGGCTAAGAAGGAAGACTTGCATTCGTTTACATCCCGATGCCATACCAAGCATATTTTTTGGTCCAGCTTTTGATGAAAA TATACAAACAGAAAGGAAATCCGATCAAGAAACAGACTCCCCAATAccgcaaaaagaaaataaaagcag TGATGTCCAGTCTTCAAAACCTTCGCCAAGGGATATGGACGCTGAAGCTGAAcctaaatt GAGCACATCCACTAGCACTCGAGCAGAAACAAAACTTTTATCAGAGGGCCCTCCATTGAAGAAATTGGTCTTGACaaacatgaaaatattacccttaaaaatacataatatttttccaagtAAAGAAACCGAAAGAAAGTCCATTGAAGAAAGACATATCTCAGCAGTACAAGATGCCGAAGTAAAATt AAGTACATCCAGTAGCACTCAAgcagaaacaaaaattttatcagaGACCCCTCCAATGAAGAAATTGGTCTTGACAAACATGAAAATATTGCCTTTGAAAGTgcataatatttttccaagtATACAGACCGAAAGGGAACCCGTTGAAGAGAGACATGTATCAATTTCACaagaaaaaagcaaaaccaG TGATGTGCAATCTTTAAAAAGTTTGCCGAGGGATATGGATACCGAAGCTAAaca GAGCACATTTAGTTGCAGTCAACCACaaacgaaaattttattaaaaagcagTCCGATGAAGAAAGTGATCTTAACAAACATGAAAATATTGCCCTGGAaagtacataatatttttccaagtAAACAAACCGAAACGGAGTCCGTTGAAGAAAGACACGTATCAGTAGcacaagaaaaaaacaaaaacag TGATGTACAATCTTTAAAAAGTTTGCCAAGGGATATGGATACCGAAGCTAAATC gAGCACATCCAGTAGCACTGAAgcagaaacaaaaattttatcagaGGGCCCTCCATTGAAGAAATTGGTCTTGACaaacatgaaaatattacccttgaaaatacataatatttttccaagtAAAGAAACCGAAAGAAAATCCATTGAAGAAAGACATATCTCAGTAGTACAAGATGCCGAAGTAAAACt GAACACATCCAGTAAAATTCATGCAGAAACGGCAGAAATTGCATTAGAGAGCCTTTGCATAAAGAAATTGCAGATGAAAATTTTGCGaatgaaaaaacaaaataacaaattgcGTCAAAGGATCAAGCGACTCCAGcaaaaggaaggaaaacaaATCAGGAGCAATTTGAAAAACCAAGGAATCGAAAAGAGTATAAAAAAAGTGCGGAAATACATCAGCTAA
- the LOC105285654 gene encoding high mobility group nucleosome-binding domain-containing protein 5 isoform X1, whose translation MKHKHKKKSEDCEHEDSNHETESKNDNTKFKDTHDDKCEAEAVHVKLEDIVRGIKKRKKKSDSVKLQDTDIQENNKSEDENKDTNQHQIEDKDKEVKREGKDKDEDKNERDIEHRTQTLKHKNGNLKARRKYTDIYKNHEFEDENKDNDQSQIKDEDKDEDEDKDEYEHINKKVKRDDEDNADKIIDDYCSDATFLARQMISEEKPCQEDMIKLSKLRVQLRHTVPPQHNIESRAGSHMPTQEEIQAFEKIIPCRRGVYTTDEDDTILRNWKVFCKLHEWDIAQTAPFIHFRVGTKVHIRSHGERRKFVQFLADGLPNRTLYSVYHRFRTLHENNINTRYTEDEDEMILNHLEDNPSLDEKRKYADLAKVLKRTRHSIWRRYKILKRNRIKALEDA comes from the exons ATGAAACACAAGCATAAAAAGAAGTCTGAAGATTGTGAGCATGAAGATTCTAATCATGAGACAGAAAGTAAAAATgacaacacgaagttcaaggaTACTCATGATGATAAATGTGAAGCTGAGGCTGTACATGTGAAACTTGAAGATATCGTGCGTGggataaaaaaacgaaaaaagaaaagcgacAGTGTAAAGTTGCAGGATACTGATattcaggaaaataataaatctgaagatgaaaataaagatacaaatCAACATCAAATTGAGGATAAGGATAAGGAAGTGAAGAGAGAGGGTAAAGACAAGGATGAAGATAAGAACGAACGAGATATCGAGCATCGGACGCAAACATTAAAACACAAAAATGGCAATTTAAAGGCAAGGCGAAAGTACACAGATATCTACAAAAATCATGAATTTGAAGATGAGAATAAAGATAACGATCAATCTCAAATTAAGGATGAAGACAAGGATGAAGATGAAGACAAGGATGAATATGAGCatataaataagaaagttAAGAGAGATGATGAAGACAATGCAGACAAAATCATAGACGACTATTGCAGTGACGCTACGTTTCTGGCACGACAAATGATATCAGAAGAAAAACCATGTCAAGAAGACATGATA AAATTAAGTAAGTTACGTGTCCAGTTGAGACACACCGTACCGCCTCAACATAATATTGAGTCTCGTGCAGGCTCCCACATGCCAACGCAGGAGGAAATACAAGCATTCGAGAAAATAATTCCATGCAGGAGAGGCGTGTATACTACTGATGAGGATGACACGATCCTCCGTAATTGGAAAGTATTTTGCAAG CTACATGAGTGGGACATAGCACAGACCGCGCCGTTTATTCACTTTAGAGTTGGTACAAAGGTACATATACGCAGTCACGGTGAAAGGCGGAAATTTGTGCAGTTCTTGGCTGATGGCTTACCAAACAGGACTCTGTACAGTGTTTACCATAGATTTAGGActttacatgaaaataatataaataccag GTATACAGAGGATGAGGACGAGATGATACTAAATCACTTGGAAGATAATCCCTCTCTCGATGAGAAACGCAAGTACGCTGACTTAGCTAAAGTTCTTAAAAGGACGAGACACTCGATTTGGAGacggtataaaatattaaagagaaatagaaTAAAAGCACTTGAGGATgcctaa
- the LOC105285654 gene encoding uncharacterized protein LOC105285654 isoform X2 has protein sequence MKHKHKKKSEDCEHEDSNHETESKNDNTKFKDTHDDKCEAEAVHVKLEDIVRGIKKRKKKSDSVKLQDTDIQENNKSEDENKDTNQHQIEDKDKEVKREGKDKDEDKNERDIEHRTQTLKHKNGNLKDEDKDEDEDKDEYEHINKKVKRDDEDNADKIIDDYCSDATFLARQMISEEKPCQEDMIKLSKLRVQLRHTVPPQHNIESRAGSHMPTQEEIQAFEKIIPCRRGVYTTDEDDTILRNWKVFCKLHEWDIAQTAPFIHFRVGTKVHIRSHGERRKFVQFLADGLPNRTLYSVYHRFRTLHENNINTRYTEDEDEMILNHLEDNPSLDEKRKYADLAKVLKRTRHSIWRRYKILKRNRIKALEDA, from the exons ATGAAACACAAGCATAAAAAGAAGTCTGAAGATTGTGAGCATGAAGATTCTAATCATGAGACAGAAAGTAAAAATgacaacacgaagttcaaggaTACTCATGATGATAAATGTGAAGCTGAGGCTGTACATGTGAAACTTGAAGATATCGTGCGTGggataaaaaaacgaaaaaagaaaagcgacAGTGTAAAGTTGCAGGATACTGATattcaggaaaataataaatctgaagatgaaaataaagatacaaatCAACATCAAATTGAGGATAAGGATAAGGAAGTGAAGAGAGAGGGTAAAGACAAGGATGAAGATAAGAACGAACGAGATATCGAGCATCGGACGCAAACATTAAAACACAAAAATGGCAATTTAAAG GATGAAGACAAGGATGAAGATGAAGACAAGGATGAATATGAGCatataaataagaaagttAAGAGAGATGATGAAGACAATGCAGACAAAATCATAGACGACTATTGCAGTGACGCTACGTTTCTGGCACGACAAATGATATCAGAAGAAAAACCATGTCAAGAAGACATGATA AAATTAAGTAAGTTACGTGTCCAGTTGAGACACACCGTACCGCCTCAACATAATATTGAGTCTCGTGCAGGCTCCCACATGCCAACGCAGGAGGAAATACAAGCATTCGAGAAAATAATTCCATGCAGGAGAGGCGTGTATACTACTGATGAGGATGACACGATCCTCCGTAATTGGAAAGTATTTTGCAAG CTACATGAGTGGGACATAGCACAGACCGCGCCGTTTATTCACTTTAGAGTTGGTACAAAGGTACATATACGCAGTCACGGTGAAAGGCGGAAATTTGTGCAGTTCTTGGCTGATGGCTTACCAAACAGGACTCTGTACAGTGTTTACCATAGATTTAGGActttacatgaaaataatataaataccag GTATACAGAGGATGAGGACGAGATGATACTAAATCACTTGGAAGATAATCCCTCTCTCGATGAGAAACGCAAGTACGCTGACTTAGCTAAAGTTCTTAAAAGGACGAGACACTCGATTTGGAGacggtataaaatattaaagagaaatagaaTAAAAGCACTTGAGGATgcctaa